One segment of Paenibacillus rhizovicinus DNA contains the following:
- the hslU gene encoding ATP-dependent protease ATPase subunit HslU, translating to MSNEALTPKQIVTELDKYIVGQKAAKRSVAVALRNRFRRSRLDEAIRDEIVPKNILMIGPTGVGKTEIARRLAKLVNAPFVKVEATKFTEVGYVGRDVESMVRDLVETAIRMVKLEKTEQVKDKAEVLANERIVTMLVPSSVKAKSSKNPLEMLFGNSNGSKEPEVEPEESASVIERRKQVKEQLAAGKLENEVIEIEVEDNSPNMLDMLAGQSNEGMGMGANMQELFGQLMPKKAKKRKLPVKEARKALIQEEANKLIDMDDVIAESVNRAEQSGMIFIDEIDKIASSSRGSGPDVSREGVQRDILPIVEGSTVMTKYGPVKTDYVLFIAAGAFHMAKPSDLIPELQGRFPIRVELTNLTLEDFVKILTEPKNALTKQYTALLETEGITITFSDDAVQELASIAAEVNKNTENIGARRLHTILEKLLEDLSFEAPELSLEHLTITPEYVREKLGNIAKNRDLSQYIL from the coding sequence ATGTCAAACGAAGCATTGACACCGAAACAAATCGTGACGGAGTTGGATAAATATATCGTCGGCCAAAAGGCGGCCAAACGGTCCGTGGCGGTCGCGCTTCGCAACCGGTTCCGGAGAAGCCGGCTGGATGAGGCGATCCGCGATGAAATCGTGCCGAAAAACATTCTCATGATCGGCCCTACCGGCGTCGGGAAAACCGAAATCGCCAGACGGCTGGCCAAGCTAGTCAACGCTCCATTCGTCAAGGTCGAAGCGACCAAGTTTACGGAAGTCGGTTACGTAGGCCGCGACGTTGAATCTATGGTTCGGGATCTTGTAGAAACCGCGATTCGGATGGTGAAGCTGGAGAAGACGGAGCAGGTTAAAGACAAAGCCGAGGTATTGGCAAATGAGCGTATCGTAACCATGCTCGTTCCTTCGTCCGTGAAAGCTAAATCGTCCAAAAATCCGCTTGAAATGCTGTTTGGCAATTCCAATGGCTCGAAAGAACCCGAAGTGGAGCCGGAAGAGAGCGCATCGGTTATCGAGCGCCGCAAGCAAGTGAAGGAACAATTGGCAGCCGGCAAGCTGGAGAACGAAGTCATTGAGATTGAAGTGGAAGACAATTCTCCGAATATGCTCGATATGCTGGCCGGTCAAAGCAACGAAGGCATGGGGATGGGCGCGAATATGCAAGAGCTGTTCGGCCAGCTAATGCCCAAGAAAGCCAAGAAGCGCAAGCTTCCTGTCAAGGAAGCGCGCAAAGCACTGATTCAAGAAGAAGCAAACAAACTAATCGATATGGACGACGTCATTGCGGAATCGGTCAACCGAGCGGAACAGTCGGGCATGATCTTCATTGACGAGATCGATAAGATTGCGAGCTCATCCCGCGGATCTGGTCCCGATGTATCACGCGAAGGCGTGCAAAGGGACATTTTACCTATTGTCGAGGGGTCCACAGTAATGACAAAATACGGTCCGGTTAAAACGGACTACGTCTTGTTCATTGCAGCTGGCGCTTTTCATATGGCGAAGCCGTCCGATCTCATTCCGGAGCTGCAAGGGCGGTTCCCAATTCGCGTCGAATTAACGAACTTGACCCTTGAAGATTTCGTGAAGATTTTAACGGAGCCAAAGAACGCACTGACGAAACAATATACGGCACTGTTGGAAACTGAAGGGATTACGATTACGTTCTCGGATGATGCGGTTCAAGAACTCGCTTCCATTGCAGCGGAAGTGAACAAGAACACGGAGAATATCGGCGCAAGGCGCTTGCATACGATTTTGGAAAAACTGTTGGAAGACTTATCTTTCGAAGCGCCGGAGCTTTCTTTGGAACATCTGACCATAACACCGGAGTACGTGCGGGAGAAACTGGGCAATATTGCGAAAAACCGTGATCTAAGTCAATATATACTGTAA
- the fliJ gene encoding flagellar export protein FliJ, which produces MTRFHYAYQKIVDLKTSEKSQAEWQLSVVVGKLNQEEASLQQLQAERAAWCDRLQNASLHAVTLSEITMIQSYIDFVDESIMRKLRDVKKAKSAVDEGRQFLSSRMMDEKVWLKTRENALQRFKADMMVKEQNALDELTTSRFMYAAH; this is translated from the coding sequence ATGACTCGATTTCATTACGCCTATCAAAAAATCGTAGATTTGAAGACCAGCGAGAAATCTCAGGCGGAGTGGCAGTTATCTGTCGTCGTCGGCAAGCTGAACCAAGAAGAGGCAAGTCTTCAACAGCTTCAAGCAGAGCGCGCTGCCTGGTGCGACAGGCTGCAAAACGCTTCGCTTCATGCAGTAACGCTCTCTGAAATAACGATGATACAAAGTTATATCGATTTTGTGGATGAAAGCATCATGCGCAAGCTTCGCGACGTGAAGAAGGCGAAATCGGCCGTGGATGAAGGCAGGCAGTTCTTGTCCAGTCGAATGATGGACGAGAAGGTTTGGTTGAAAACGAGGGAGAACGCCTTGCAGCGATTTAAAGCCGACATGATGGTGAAGGAACAAAACGCGTTGGATGAGCTGACGACCTCACGGTTCATGTACGCGGCACATTAA
- a CDS encoding magnesium transporter MgtE N-terminal domain-containing protein — protein sequence MADLEMEKQGYSGIEKLMFFVTPILFTLILLGVLVTLFNFDLRNKALEIGNDIPFLSKVLPEPATKDGQVSDEDAMKAANSSAKITELQAQLTTKESELAATSEESKKLAQNVKDLQKQMESLKQANATKQLDDAAYQSKVSELSSMYTKMTPSKAAPILESMETAEAVLVLESMRPEDRATILEKMNPKKAADATMMLKDAKTAKDRQIAALQARIHKLETTSDSSQSVLSTAQLNTTFSSMDPKSASDLLLKMADVSPSKVLRILNAVNDASRSKILAEMSTANKAITAQLVSKLMVGK from the coding sequence TTGGCGGACTTGGAAATGGAAAAGCAGGGTTACAGCGGGATCGAAAAATTAATGTTTTTCGTGACGCCAATCTTATTTACCCTGATACTACTAGGCGTGCTAGTGACGTTATTCAATTTTGATTTACGCAACAAGGCGTTGGAAATCGGCAATGACATTCCTTTCTTGAGCAAGGTGCTTCCAGAGCCGGCGACGAAAGACGGACAAGTCTCTGACGAAGATGCGATGAAGGCCGCGAATTCTTCTGCCAAAATCACCGAGCTCCAAGCACAATTGACGACGAAAGAATCGGAGCTTGCCGCAACGTCGGAAGAGAGCAAGAAACTGGCTCAGAACGTCAAAGATCTTCAGAAGCAAATGGAATCGCTGAAGCAGGCGAACGCGACGAAACAGCTTGATGACGCAGCGTATCAAAGCAAAGTCAGCGAACTGTCCTCGATGTATACCAAGATGACGCCAAGCAAGGCAGCGCCGATTCTGGAAAGCATGGAAACGGCGGAAGCCGTTCTCGTCCTCGAATCGATGAGACCCGAAGATCGTGCGACGATTCTCGAGAAAATGAATCCGAAGAAAGCTGCGGATGCCACAATGATGCTCAAAGATGCGAAGACAGCCAAGGATCGCCAAATCGCGGCGCTTCAAGCTCGCATTCATAAATTGGAAACAACCTCCGATAGTTCGCAATCGGTTCTGAGCACGGCGCAATTGAACACGACCTTCTCCAGCATGGATCCGAAGAGCGCGTCCGATTTGCTGCTCAAAATGGCGGACGTCAGTCCTAGCAAAGTGCTCCGCATCCTGAATGCGGTCAACGATGCATCCCGTTCCAAAATTTTGGCGGAGATGTCGACAGCGAATAAAGCGATAACCGCGCAATTGGTATCGAAGCTGATGGTCGGCAAGTAA
- the flgC gene encoding flagellar basal body rod protein FlgC, which produces MKLTNGFDASASALTAQRLRMDVISSNIANAETTRASYVNGRYEPYKRKMVVLEPTSQSFADTLNSQMNGSSQTPGVKATKIIEDSTPLKLVYNPTHPDADENGYVKMPNVDVLKEMVDMISASRSYEANVTAMNATKGMFVKALEIGK; this is translated from the coding sequence ATGAAATTGACGAACGGGTTTGATGCCAGCGCCTCCGCGCTGACCGCTCAGCGTCTTCGGATGGACGTCATTTCTTCAAACATTGCAAATGCGGAAACGACGAGAGCCTCTTACGTGAATGGACGCTACGAACCTTACAAACGTAAAATGGTCGTTCTTGAACCTACTTCGCAGTCGTTCGCCGATACGCTGAACAGTCAAATGAACGGCTCAAGCCAAACGCCGGGCGTAAAAGCAACGAAAATAATCGAAGATTCAACGCCTTTGAAACTGGTGTATAATCCGACCCATCCCGACGCGGACGAGAACGGTTATGTCAAAATGCCGAACGTCGACGTGTTGAAGGAAATGGTCGATATGATATCTGCATCCCGTTCTTACGAAGCGAATGTAACGGCTATGAACGCAACAAAAGGCATGTTTGTCAAAGCGCTTGAAATCGGTAAATAA
- a CDS encoding FliH/SctL family protein: MSKLYKSSHVVSVEDLKRLEWYNRYVKPAPEQEAPVGPSEETVSLRDQILDDAEQFANQRIQETGEQIETMYADATAQIDQWWLERRLQDDETMERIRHDGYQLGFEEGKAQAEAEVRAQWESMLTEARSILDSSYETKEQIIQEAEPFVVSLSTAIAEKIIQKQLTVEADWSLDIVRKALERRREQGVITLCVSPQQLTYVQAAREELSLAIDSQAELQIVPDVSVKSFGCVIRSSFGSIDARIDTQLSEIKRELIQLALQAEERGATDES; encoded by the coding sequence TTGTCTAAGTTGTATAAATCTTCCCATGTTGTCTCGGTAGAAGATTTAAAACGGCTGGAATGGTATAACCGGTATGTAAAGCCGGCTCCGGAACAGGAAGCGCCCGTCGGGCCGAGTGAAGAAACGGTATCGCTCCGCGACCAAATTTTGGATGATGCCGAACAGTTTGCGAATCAGCGTATCCAGGAAACAGGCGAGCAAATCGAAACGATGTACGCCGATGCGACTGCTCAAATCGACCAGTGGTGGCTCGAACGCCGCCTGCAGGACGATGAAACGATGGAGCGGATTCGTCATGACGGATATCAACTCGGTTTCGAAGAAGGCAAGGCGCAGGCCGAAGCCGAAGTGCGTGCCCAATGGGAATCCATGCTGACGGAAGCAAGATCGATTCTTGATTCCTCGTATGAAACGAAGGAACAAATCATACAAGAAGCCGAACCGTTCGTAGTCTCGCTGAGCACGGCGATCGCGGAGAAAATCATCCAGAAACAGCTGACCGTCGAAGCGGATTGGTCGCTCGATATTGTCCGCAAAGCGTTGGAACGGCGGAGAGAACAGGGTGTCATCACCTTGTGCGTATCGCCCCAGCAGTTGACATACGTTCAGGCTGCGCGCGAAGAACTGTCGCTTGCGATCGACTCGCAGGCAGAGCTTCAAATCGTACCCGATGTATCCGTCAAATCGTTCGGCTGCGTCATTCGCTCCTCATTCGGCAGCATCGACGCCAGAATCGATACGCAGTTGTCCGAGATTAAGCGGGAACTGATCCAGCTTGCCCTGCAGGCTGAGGAACGAGGGGCCACGGATGAAAGCTAA
- the codY gene encoding GTP-sensing pleiotropic transcriptional regulator CodY: MILLAKTRTLNRLLQRAAGGALNFREMAEVLCTTIQADVFVVSRKGKVLGCAAAGPYQHEQLRALPIGDLRFSPESNERFMSMQETATNVTPDVGIAESFPMMAAQDIMTVVPIVGGRDRIGTLILLRSADPFGDDELILAEYGSTIVGMEILRERAEEIEQEARSRTVVAVAVGSLSFSELEAVEHIFDELDGKEGLLVASKIADRVGITRSVIVNALRKLESAGVIETRSLGMKGTYIRILNTQLLQELKKNKN, translated from the coding sequence ATGATTTTATTGGCAAAAACAAGAACGCTTAACCGGCTGCTGCAGCGTGCGGCCGGAGGGGCGCTCAATTTCCGGGAGATGGCGGAAGTACTCTGTACGACCATACAGGCGGACGTATTCGTCGTCAGCCGCAAAGGTAAAGTACTAGGGTGTGCCGCGGCAGGTCCATATCAGCATGAGCAGCTGCGCGCATTGCCGATTGGCGATCTTCGTTTTTCTCCTGAGAGCAACGAACGTTTCATGAGTATGCAAGAAACAGCAACGAATGTGACGCCGGATGTCGGCATTGCGGAGTCGTTCCCGATGATGGCGGCGCAAGATATCATGACTGTGGTGCCAATCGTAGGCGGCAGAGACCGTATAGGGACCTTGATACTGCTGCGGAGCGCGGATCCTTTCGGCGACGACGAATTGATTTTGGCCGAATACGGAAGCACGATCGTAGGCATGGAGATTCTTCGCGAACGCGCAGAGGAAATCGAGCAGGAAGCAAGAAGCAGAACGGTCGTGGCGGTCGCAGTCGGTTCGTTATCCTTCAGCGAGTTAGAGGCGGTTGAACATATCTTTGATGAGCTGGACGGGAAAGAGGGGCTTCTGGTCGCTTCTAAGATTGCGGACAGGGTCGGAATAACCAGATCGGTCATCGTGAATGCGCTTCGTAAATTGGAAAGCGCTGGCGTAATTGAAACAAGATCTCTAGGAATGAAGGGGACGTATATACGAATTTTGAATACCCAGCTCCTTCAGGAACTCAAAAAGAATAAAAATTAA
- the fliF gene encoding flagellar basal-body MS-ring/collar protein FliF, translated as MNEKFAQYRAKVAQYWNVLEKKQKIWLGASAAFLILAIILMTFLFSRTNYEVAFRNLDSTDSAAVMDYLDSSKIPYKLSDAGQTISVPTADASKVKVEAGSQGIIRNGSIGFESFNDSSSMFGSTDREFDVKYRSALNGEIQRLLNDMQGVQKSNVLVNLPDTTPFMTTEEKEQASASIMITFRPGYRPAQKEVDGYYNLVKTSIPNIKPENITISSPEGELLASNDVDGSSSDLLETHYQIQHKYENDIKQKIQAFLGAMVGMDNLVVSVSSSINFDKIKSDQQLVMPLPDNNNNGIIISESSTNKTATGANSAGGVAGTGATDVPGYEATNSSNGGTSEEADRTTNYEISRNNIQTESGPYVIKDLSINIGVEKTKLSAQAKTEMTNVVANIVRSQLVESGQDVTNDALMDKKVSIMAQSFIDNGGATSSKALSTGWMVGIGLAALALIGGLGYVVVRRRKQAELAEELAVPGKVEYPTIDLDSVQNESQVRKQLETLAKRKPEEFVNLLRTWLVDE; from the coding sequence GTGAACGAGAAATTTGCCCAATATCGAGCGAAGGTCGCTCAGTATTGGAATGTATTGGAGAAGAAACAGAAGATTTGGCTAGGCGCTTCAGCTGCTTTCCTCATCTTGGCGATCATCTTGATGACATTCCTTTTTTCGAGAACGAATTACGAAGTTGCATTTCGCAATTTGGATAGTACGGACTCAGCCGCTGTAATGGATTACTTGGATTCAAGCAAAATACCTTACAAGCTTTCCGATGCGGGGCAAACGATCTCGGTTCCGACAGCGGACGCTTCCAAAGTAAAAGTGGAGGCAGGTTCACAAGGAATTATTCGTAACGGTTCAATCGGATTCGAATCTTTTAACGACAGCTCGTCGATGTTTGGCTCGACAGATCGCGAATTCGATGTGAAGTATCGCAGCGCATTAAACGGGGAAATTCAACGCCTTCTGAATGATATGCAAGGCGTGCAGAAGTCGAATGTATTAGTGAACTTGCCGGACACGACGCCGTTTATGACGACGGAAGAGAAAGAGCAGGCTTCGGCTTCGATCATGATTACGTTCCGTCCGGGCTATCGCCCAGCGCAGAAAGAAGTCGATGGCTATTACAATCTGGTCAAAACGTCGATTCCGAACATAAAGCCGGAGAATATTACAATCTCTAGTCCGGAAGGCGAATTGCTTGCCTCGAACGATGTCGACGGAAGCAGCAGTGATTTGCTTGAAACACATTACCAAATTCAGCATAAATACGAGAATGACATTAAGCAAAAAATCCAGGCGTTCCTAGGAGCGATGGTCGGTATGGACAATTTGGTCGTGAGCGTATCGAGTTCTATCAATTTCGATAAAATCAAATCGGATCAGCAGTTGGTTATGCCGCTTCCTGACAACAACAATAACGGAATCATTATTAGCGAGTCCTCTACAAACAAAACTGCGACCGGCGCAAATTCGGCTGGCGGCGTTGCAGGAACTGGCGCAACAGACGTGCCAGGTTACGAAGCAACGAACAGCAGCAACGGAGGCACCTCCGAAGAAGCTGACCGGACAACGAACTACGAGATTAGCAGGAACAATATTCAAACAGAGTCCGGGCCTTATGTGATCAAGGATCTATCCATTAATATCGGCGTAGAAAAAACAAAGTTAAGTGCCCAGGCCAAAACAGAAATGACAAATGTTGTTGCGAATATCGTACGCTCTCAATTGGTCGAGTCTGGTCAAGATGTAACTAATGACGCGCTAATGGACAAAAAAGTTTCGATCATGGCGCAAAGTTTTATCGACAATGGCGGAGCTACTTCCTCCAAGGCACTCTCGACAGGATGGATGGTCGGTATTGGCCTTGCTGCGCTTGCGCTGATCGGCGGTCTTGGTTACGTCGTCGTTCGCCGCAGAAAACAAGCAGAGCTTGCCGAAGAATTGGCAGTTCCAGGGAAAGTGGAGTATCCGACGATCGATTTGGACAGCGTTCAGAACGAAAGTCAAGTTCGCAAGCAGCTTGAAACATTGGCCAAGCGAAAACCGGAAGAGTTCGTTAATTTGCTCCGGACTTGGCTTGTTGATGAATAG
- the flgB gene encoding flagellar basal body rod protein FlgB, whose protein sequence is MNLLNGPEFGRLQGAINAAEMRQRVIANNIANVDTPKFKRSEVVFEQLLEQSMGSGAFQIAGKRTNPKHIPIGSSSSVPQAQVITDEVSVMNNDTNNVDIDREMSLLAKNQLNYNFYVQQMNHDVKMMRIGIEGRG, encoded by the coding sequence GTGAATTTGTTGAATGGCCCGGAATTTGGTCGATTACAAGGCGCCATAAATGCTGCGGAAATGCGTCAGAGAGTAATTGCCAACAATATTGCGAATGTAGATACGCCGAAATTCAAGCGCTCCGAGGTCGTTTTCGAACAGCTGCTCGAGCAGAGCATGGGGTCCGGGGCGTTTCAAATTGCGGGCAAACGAACGAATCCAAAGCATATTCCAATTGGATCCTCCTCATCGGTTCCTCAAGCTCAGGTCATTACAGATGAAGTGAGTGTCATGAATAACGACACGAACAATGTCGATATTGATCGAGAAATGTCGCTGCTCGCCAAAAACCAATTGAATTACAATTTCTATGTGCAACAGATGAATCACGATGTGAAAATGATGCGCATCGGAATCGAAGGGAGAGGCTGA
- the fliI gene encoding flagellar protein export ATPase FliI — protein MKANRLDAERYIEHLRPIDPVRVNGKVTQVIGLTVESEGPDASIGDVCLIYPAKSSKPLKAEVVGFRDNKVILMPLGELQSIGPGCDVVGTGKPLGVQVGSELLGKVLDGLGQPLDGSYIPSRMPHHSTHNQPSNPLMRPRVKDPLSIGVRAIDGLLTVGQGQRVGIFAGSGVGKSTLLGMVARNTSADVNVIALIGERGREVLEFIEKDLGPEGLARSVVIVATSDQPALIRIKGALIATTIAEYFRDRGMNVMLMMDSVTRYAMALREVGLAIGEPPATRGYTPSVFANLPKLLERAGTGQKGTITAFYTVLVDGDDMNEPIADAVRGILDGHIVLSRDLAHKGHFPAIDVLASISRVMKEIVPEEQQEAANELKRLLAIYKDSEDLINIGAYQRGSNEKIDQAIEMNESIRAFTRQKTNEKAEYEASRDRLIHEFHQSFGS, from the coding sequence ATGAAAGCTAATCGCCTGGATGCTGAACGCTATATCGAACATTTAAGACCGATCGACCCGGTTCGCGTGAACGGCAAGGTTACGCAGGTTATCGGACTGACGGTTGAATCGGAAGGTCCGGACGCGAGCATCGGAGATGTTTGCCTGATCTATCCCGCGAAATCATCCAAACCGCTGAAAGCGGAGGTGGTTGGTTTCAGAGACAATAAAGTCATTCTTATGCCGCTTGGCGAGCTTCAATCGATAGGGCCAGGCTGCGACGTGGTCGGTACCGGCAAACCGCTTGGCGTTCAAGTCGGATCGGAATTGCTCGGCAAAGTACTAGACGGTCTGGGGCAGCCTTTGGACGGTTCCTACATCCCCAGCCGGATGCCGCATCATTCCACGCACAACCAGCCCAGCAATCCGTTGATGAGACCGCGGGTCAAGGATCCGCTCAGCATCGGAGTTCGCGCGATAGACGGACTGCTTACCGTCGGTCAAGGACAGCGGGTCGGAATCTTCGCAGGTTCCGGTGTCGGGAAGAGTACGCTTCTTGGCATGGTGGCTCGTAACACGTCGGCCGATGTGAACGTCATCGCTTTGATCGGTGAACGGGGCCGCGAAGTACTCGAGTTTATCGAGAAGGATCTTGGTCCTGAAGGGCTGGCAAGGTCCGTGGTCATCGTGGCGACTTCAGATCAGCCGGCGCTTATAAGGATCAAAGGCGCCTTGATTGCGACGACCATCGCGGAATACTTTCGTGATCGCGGGATGAACGTCATGCTGATGATGGATTCCGTAACCCGTTACGCGATGGCGCTGCGAGAAGTGGGACTTGCCATTGGCGAGCCTCCGGCGACGCGAGGTTACACGCCGTCCGTGTTTGCGAACTTGCCAAAGCTTCTGGAACGCGCCGGAACCGGGCAAAAGGGAACCATTACCGCCTTCTACACCGTACTCGTCGACGGGGACGATATGAACGAACCAATCGCGGATGCGGTCCGCGGTATCTTGGACGGACATATCGTACTGAGCCGGGATTTGGCGCACAAGGGACATTTTCCAGCGATCGACGTATTGGCTTCCATCAGTCGTGTTATGAAAGAAATCGTTCCGGAAGAACAGCAGGAAGCCGCCAATGAATTGAAACGGTTGCTTGCTATCTACAAAGATTCGGAAGACCTGATCAATATTGGGGCGTACCAGAGGGGTTCGAACGAAAAAATTGATCAGGCGATCGAAATGAATGAATCCATCCGGGCGTTTACGCGCCAGAAGACGAATGAGAAAGCCGAATATGAAGCGTCGCGCGACCGGCTGATCCACGAATTCCATCAGAGCTTCGGGAGTTGA
- the hslV gene encoding ATP-dependent protease subunit HslV codes for MNMEFHATTICAVRHNGKGAIAGDGQVTFGNSMVMKHHAKKVRRLYRGQVIAGFAGSVADAIALFEKFEGKLEEHHGNLQRAAVELAKDWRSDRVLRKLEAMMIVMDATGLLLISGGGEIIEPDDGILAIGSGGSFALAAARAVRQHAPHMEAKDMVKSALEIAADICVFTNRNIIVEEIE; via the coding sequence ATGAACATGGAATTTCACGCGACGACCATTTGCGCTGTCCGGCATAACGGAAAAGGTGCTATTGCCGGCGATGGGCAAGTGACGTTCGGCAACAGCATGGTGATGAAGCATCACGCGAAGAAGGTTCGCCGGTTGTATCGGGGGCAAGTTATTGCCGGATTCGCCGGATCGGTCGCCGATGCAATAGCCTTATTCGAGAAATTCGAGGGCAAGCTGGAAGAACATCACGGCAATTTACAGCGAGCAGCCGTAGAGCTCGCTAAAGACTGGCGTTCGGATCGCGTCCTGCGCAAGCTGGAAGCGATGATGATCGTAATGGACGCAACGGGCTTACTGCTTATTTCCGGCGGCGGAGAAATTATCGAGCCGGATGACGGCATTCTTGCCATTGGCTCCGGAGGCAGCTTCGCGCTGGCGGCTGCCCGTGCCGTACGTCAGCATGCACCTCATATGGAAGCGAAGGATATGGTTAAATCGGCGCTGGAAATTGCCGCGGATATTTGCGTTTTCACGAATCGGAATATTATCGTGGAAGAAATCGAGTAA
- the fliG gene encoding flagellar motor switch protein FliG yields MAKLQGFSGRQKAAILLISLGPEVSAQIFKHLRDEEIEQLTLEIANVRKVDTLDKETILNEFHQICVAQEYISQGGITYAREILEKALGESKAMEVIGRLTATLQVRPFDFARKADAAQILNFIQNENSQTIALVLSYLQAEQASQILSSLPQDKQAEVARRVALMDSTSPDVISYVERVLEQKLSATVTQDYTSAGGIESIVQILNGVDRGTERTILDALEIQDPELAEEIKKRMFVFEDIVNIDNRAIQRIIRDIENSDLQLALKVASEEVREAIFRNMSKRMAETFKEEMEYMGPVRLRDVEEAQTRIVATIRRLEESGEIIIARGGGDDIIV; encoded by the coding sequence ATGGCAAAGTTACAAGGATTCAGCGGTCGTCAGAAAGCAGCTATATTGTTAATTTCGCTAGGTCCTGAAGTTTCCGCTCAGATCTTTAAACATTTAAGAGATGAAGAAATTGAACAGCTGACGCTCGAAATTGCAAATGTGCGCAAAGTGGATACGCTCGATAAAGAAACGATTTTGAATGAATTCCATCAAATTTGCGTGGCACAGGAATACATTTCGCAAGGCGGTATTACATACGCTCGCGAAATTCTGGAAAAGGCGCTCGGCGAGTCGAAGGCGATGGAAGTCATCGGCCGATTGACGGCAACCTTGCAAGTTCGTCCGTTCGATTTCGCACGCAAAGCCGATGCCGCTCAAATTCTGAACTTCATTCAGAACGAAAACTCGCAAACCATTGCTCTCGTATTGTCTTATCTTCAAGCAGAACAAGCGTCTCAAATCCTATCGTCGCTTCCTCAAGACAAGCAGGCGGAAGTTGCACGCCGCGTCGCTTTGATGGACAGCACGTCGCCGGATGTCATTTCTTACGTCGAACGCGTGTTGGAACAGAAGCTGTCCGCTACCGTTACTCAAGATTACACAAGCGCGGGCGGTATTGAATCTATCGTTCAAATATTAAATGGCGTCGACCGGGGAACGGAACGCACGATCCTGGATGCGTTGGAAATTCAAGATCCCGAGTTGGCCGAAGAAATCAAGAAGCGGATGTTCGTATTCGAGGACATCGTCAATATCGACAACCGTGCCATTCAGCGTATCATTCGCGATATCGAAAACTCCGACCTGCAGCTTGCTCTCAAAGTGGCCAGCGAAGAAGTCCGAGAAGCGATTTTCCGCAACATGTCCAAACGCATGGCCGAAACATTCAAAGAAGAAATGGAATATATGGGACCTGTACGGCTGCGTGACGTTGAAGAGGCACAAACTCGCATCGTAGCAACGATCCGCAGACTTGAAGAGTCCGGTGAGATCATCATCGCCCGTGGCGGAGGAGATGATATCATTGTCTAA
- the fliE gene encoding flagellar hook-basal body complex protein FliE — protein MINPMTLNPVQAQSIKPVETNNLSTSSSPADLTKTFGDFLQKALDGVSAQEQNVHTMNDQYLLGNVDVSQVMVATQQAELGLQLTSQIRNKVIEAYQEIMRMQI, from the coding sequence TTGATTAACCCCATGACCTTAAACCCGGTACAAGCCCAGTCGATAAAACCGGTCGAAACAAACAACCTCAGCACTTCCTCTTCACCGGCAGACCTTACGAAAACCTTCGGTGATTTCCTTCAAAAAGCATTGGACGGCGTTAGCGCCCAAGAACAAAACGTACATACGATGAACGATCAATATTTACTTGGAAACGTGGACGTCTCCCAAGTCATGGTCGCTACACAGCAAGCTGAACTCGGCTTGCAGCTCACCTCACAAATCCGCAACAAAGTGATCGAAGCCTATCAGGAAATCATGCGGATGCAGATCTAA